Genomic DNA from Segatella copri:
CTACCAAGAGCAAGCTGCCTGATGGAATACCAGGATTGGTAAGAGATGCCAAAAAGGCTGGTGTAAAGTTTGGTATTTGGATTGAGCCTGAGATGGTGAATCCTAAGAGTGAACTCTTCGAGAAGCATCCTGACTGGGTCATCATGCAGCCAAAGCGTGATACCTATTATTACCGCAACCAGCTGGTACTTGATATCAGTAATCCTAAGGTACAGGATTATGTGTTCGGCATCGTGGACCGTATCATGACTGAGAATCCGGATGTGGCTTACTTCAAGTGGGACTGCAACAGTGTGATTACCAATATCTATTCTCCATATCATAAGGAGAATCAGGGTAATTTCTATATTGATCATGTGCGTGGTATCTACAAGGTGCTTACCCGTATTCATAAGAAGTATCCTAAGTTGCCGATGATGCTTTGCTCTGGTGGTGGCGGCAGAATGGATTACGAGATGCTGAAGTATTTCACAGAGTTCTGGTGTTCAGACGATACGGATCCATACGAGCGCCTCTACATCCAGTGGAGCCTGTCAAAGTTCTTCCCAGCCAAGACCATGGGTTCGCATGTAACCAACTGGAACAAGAATACCAGTGTGAAGTTCCGCACCGATGTTTGCAGTTCATGTAAGTTGGGCTTTGATATCGACCTCAAGTCGCTTTCTGGTGATGAATACAAGTTTGTGCAGAATGCTGTCAAGAACTATGATAGCATGAAGCCTATGATTCTCGAGGGCGACCAGTATCGCCTGGTTTCTCCATACGAAGGCAACCACTGTGCCATTAACTATGTAAGTAAGGACAAGCAGCGTGCCGTTCTCTTTGCTTACGACTTGCATCCACGCTACAAGGAGCCTGTGATGAATGTGAAGATGCAGGGATTGGATGCCGATAAGGTTTATACCGTAAAGGAGACCAATCTGATGCCTGGCAAGGAATCTGATTTGGAGTGCAATGGCAAGCAGTACAGCGGTGACTATCTGATGAAGGTCGGCTTGAATGTATTCAGCCAGACAGATGGAACCAGCCATGTATTGGTATTAGAATAACGTATCAACTATTCATAATGAAAACGAAAAGCAGCAAAGTCTATAAATAGGCTTGCTGCTTTTTTAGGTTTCTGTATTTCTTATCCCTAATGATTTTACTTGTTTAGCGGTCTTGCCACAAACTCAGTATGAAGGGTTTCCATCGGATGCTCCTTCAGATTGATGAGGATGTTTGGTGTATTGCCGTTGGCGATGATTACCTTGATGCCGGCATTGGCTACATCCTGGGCGGTCTTCAATTTGGAAATCATGCCGCCTCTACCATGGCTACTCTTCTCGTCGCTCACATACTCGCTCACGTCTCGGTCGTAATATACCGAAGGGATGATGCGGGAGGTCGGTAGGGAAGGGTCGCCATTGTAGATGCCATCCACATTGGAAAGTAAAACTAAGGCATCGGCATTCAGCATCCTGGCTATCAAGCCTGATAACTCGTCATTATCGGTGAACATCAATTCGGTGAGGCACACGGTATCGTTCTCATTCACGATAGGGAGCACGCCGTTCTCCAACATCAGTTCCATACAAGCCTTTTGGTTCTGGTATTGTTCCTTGGCGAGGAAATTTTCCTTCATGGTCAATACTTGTCCCACCTTGATGTTGTATTCTCTGAACAAGTCGTAATACAATCTAATCAGCTTGCCTTGACCTACCGAAGAGAACAACTGTCGCTGTTCTACACTGTCCAGCTGGTGGTCTACCTGAAGCTCGCCTCTTCCTGCCATTACGGCACCAGAAGATACGAGGATCACCTCGTAGTCCTGCCTTCTCAACCAAGCCAGTTGGTCTACCAAAGCCGACATTCTTGTTACGTTCAAATGTCCATCCTCTCGGGTCAGTACGTTGCTGCCCACCTTTACTACTATTCGTCTCATAAATTCTTTTATGTTGACATACTGGGTGAGGGCAGGAAACAAAACCTGCCCTCCCAGCGCATTCTTTTTTATTTTTTATTGTCTTTTTCTCGAATCTCTACTCTTCGAATCTTGCCGGAGATGGTCTTTGGCAATTCATCTACGAATTCGATGATGCGAGGATATTTATAAGGAGCAGTCTCATGCTTCACATGATCCTGCAACTTCTTGATGAGGTCAGGGCCCGCCATACTCTTGTATTCATCCTTCAGTACGACGGTTGCCTTGACTACCATACCGCGGATTGGGTCTGGCACACCGGTGATGGCGCACTCTACTACGGCTGGGTGAGTCATCAGGGCATTCTCTACCTCGAAAGGACCGATACGGTAACCCGAACTCTTGATCACATCGTCGATTCTGCCCTCAAACCAGAAGTAGCCTTCCTCATCACGCCAAGCCATATCGCCCGTGTGATAGTAACCATCATGCCAAACCGATTTGGTCTGCTTTTCATCACGATAGTAATATTTGAAGAGGCCGATAGGCTTGTCATCGCCGATGCGGATGCAAATCTCGCCCTTTTCACCATCCTCGCATTCCGTCATGTCTGGGCGAAGGATGTGAACATCATATTGTGGGTTAGGCTTGCCCATGCTTCCTGGCTTGGGTTTGATCCAAGGGAAGGTTCCGAGTGTCATCGTAGTCTCAGTCTGTCCGAAGCCCTCATAAATCTGAACACCAGTGAGTTTCTGGAAGGTCTCTGCCACGGATGGGTTCATAGCCTCGCCCGCAGTGGTGCAGTATTCAAGACTGCTGAGGTCATACTTAGAGAAATCTTCCTGAATCATGAAGCGGTAGATAGTAGGAGGGGCACAGAAAGAGGTGATGTGATACTTCTCAATCTGGCGCATGATCTTATCCGCTGTAAACTTCTCGTGATCGAAGACGAAGACGGTGGCTCCGGCAAACCATTGTCCGTAGAGCTTACCCCATACAGCCTTGCCCCAACCGGTATCGGCTACGGTAAGGTGGATGGAATTCTCGTGGAGATTATGCCAATATACACCCGTGGTCAGATGACCGAGGGCATAGAGGTGATCGTGTGCCACCATCTTTGGCTCGCCAGTGGTTCCCGATGTGAAGTACATCAGCAGGGTATCCTCATTAGAGTTTACATGTTCTGGGCGAACAAAAGGAGCACATTCGTTCCATTCCTTCATCCAGTCGTGGAAACCTTCCGGGATATCCGGACCGATACTGATCAAAGTCTTGACAGTCGGACTCTCTGGCATTGCCTGATTAACCTGCTCTACCACGTAATCATCGCCGCAGCAGATAATCGCCTTCACGCTTGCTGCATTGTTGCGGTAAACGATGTCGTGCTTGGTAAGCATGTGGGTGGCAGGGATGGCTACGGCACCCAACTTGTGGAGACCGAGCATGGCGAGCCACCACTGATAGTGACGCTTCAGAATGAGCATCACCTTATCATCGTGACCGATGCCGAGACTCTGGAAGTAAGCAGCAGCCTTGTCGCTCTGCTCCTTCAGGTCCTTGTATGTAAAACGGATTTCTTCGCCACGTTCACTTGCCCAAAGCAGCGCCACATGGTCTGGTTTGATCTTTGCCCATTCGTCCATCACGTCGTAGGCAAAGTTGAAATCTTCTGGTATGATAAACTCCAGATGCTCCTTGAAGTCTTGCTCTGAAGTAAATTTTGTCTGTTTTAGAAATCTCTCGATCATAGTTACTCTTCTAGATAATTATACAAAGGAACTTGGCTGGCTCATTGTTGAGTGAGCGGAAACAATGCGACTTTCTACTGTCGAAGTAGATGCTGTCGCCCGGATTCAGCACCATCACCTTCTCTTCGATGGTTACTTCGAGCTGTCCCTCTATCACATAATCATATTCTTGTCCGTCGTGTCCGTTCTTGTTCGGTTTCTTGTCGCCTGGCAACGGATCAACCTGTACCATGAACGGATTCACCTTTCTATCCTTGAATCCTACGGCAAGGCTCTGGTATTTATACTGGTTGTTGCGGTCAATCTCCGGTCCCTGTCCCTTGCGGGTAACGTAGTATCCCTTCATGCGAGGTTCCTCGCCGAAGAGCAGCACGTCAAGGTCGATGCCGTATCGCTTTGAGATTTTTGACAGGCGATAAACAGAAGGATCCGCCTCACCGGATTCTATCTTGAGGTAATGATCAAGACTGATTTCGCACAGTTCTGCAATTTCCTCGGCAGGAATATTGAGAACCTCGCGGAGACCTTTCAGCCTTTCACCGATTTGTTTGATTGCTTCGTCCATAAAATATTCTTTTTATTGTTTGCTTTGATAATACATCGAACAGTTGCTGATGGGCAATTTCGAAATGTAAGCGCAAAGATACGAAAAATATTTAAAACGGCTCAAAAAACTTACGTTTTTAAAACTCTTTGTGCTTATAAAAACGAAAATGCTGCACAAATAAAGTAATCTGTGCAGCATTCATTGTATCATTTTCTTATTTTTTTCCTGCCAATAAACCATTGATCACTGCGCTGGTAAAGCCGCCTTGTTCCATGGTATTCAAGCCCTTGATGGTGCAGCCGCCAGGAGTTGTTACTTTATCAATGGCAGCCTCTGGGTGTTCGCCAGTTTCCTGAAGCAGCTCTACGGCACCCTTGATGGTCTGCAAGACAATCTTCTGGGCATCCTTTGCCTTGAAGCCCATCTCTACGCCGCCTTCTACATTGGCTCTTACATAGCGCATGGCGTAAGCGATGGCACACGACATAGCGGTAGCTGCTGGGAAGAGACGTTCTTCCATGATGAGGCTTTCGCCCAATTCATCGAAGATTTCTGTAATCTGCTGGATTTCTGTGGCAGATGCATCTATAGGAGTGATGAAGGTCATCGACTGTTTGTAGGCGATGGCGATGTTTGGCATCACGAGGAAGAAGGTTGGGGTGATATCATCTTTGTCTAACCACTCCTTGATGTTGGCTGATGGCACACCGGCTGCTACCACTACGAGTTTCTGACTCTTGTAGTTGAGTGCATCCTTGATTCCCTTTAATGTCTTCTCTACGCACCAAGGTTTTACTACCACACAGATGATGTCTGCGCCATGGCAAGCCAACTGGTTGTCGAGAGTTACGCTGGCTCCTTCGCTTGCGAAGTGATCCAATACTGGTTGGTTGTGGTCAGATACCGTAATATCTGATGGAGTGAACTTCTCGCTCTGCAAGAGTCCTTCAGCCATGGCACCGCCCATAGCACCTGCTCCGATAATTGTTATTTTCATTGTCGTCTTATAGTTAAAATGCAATTATGGTGCAAAGATACTACTTTTATCAGAAAAAAGAGCAGTTTGTAGACGATTTTTTAAGAAAGTACGCTTGTTTACTGACGTTTTTTTTAAGAAATTCGCTAGTTTACTCCCATTCTGGAAGTATCTACGTTCTTGGTTCTCTTCTCCTTGTACTTGCCTATCTTATAGATGATGGAGATGGAGGCAGATGCCCAATCTTGCTTGATGTTCATGTGGTAGTCTTGATTGCCTTGTACTGATTTTGTAGAGAATCCCTCGTTGAAGATGTTGCTGCCTTTAACCACAATGCTCCATTTATCATTATCGGAAGCCCATCTCAACATAGCAATCAAGAGAAAGACTGATTTGATGTCATAGGTTCCTTGAATGGCTTTCGACTGATAGAATGGGTTAAGTATGAAATGGATGTGATGGCTTCGGCTAAGCTGGGCGGATAGATTTCCGGCAAGAACGGCAGAGATATGTTTGCGATTGAAGGGCAAGTCAAAGAAATCGTTACTCTTGTCATGTCTGTAGATTCCTGTTGCCGAAACACTTCCGTTCATCCAATTGCCTATACCGAAAGTTGTCGATGCTCTAATGCCTATAGTATGATTATAGTCGAAATTGGTCTCCTTCATAATGACTGCCAGGTGGTCGGTAGTCTGATAAGGCAACTGCACAGAATAGTTGGGTTGGAACTCTGCAAATGCCATCAATGTATGGCGACTTTTGATTGTCCACATCAGGTTGGTCTCGTATGTAGAGTAAGGCTTGAGATGAGGATTTCCCCATATCTCCATATAGGTAGAGGCATAGTAAATGCTGCTCATAGTTGACCAATAGCTAGGAAACTGTGAGCTGGAACTGAAGGATAAGTTGAGTATGTTGCCAGGATTGGCTTTCCACGATGCATTAAGAGTGGGATAAATATGCCATTTGTTCCATTGTGGAGAATGGTACAGCTCCGCTTCGACAGAGGCTTCCAAGCTGATTCGCTCGTTTATCTGTTTGCTTATGCCGCCATAGAAACTCAAGATTCTTTCTTCGATATTCACCTGGCTGGTTGCATCAGGAATGTCTGCTCCATCCTTGTTGGTCGTGGCTTGGTAGCTTCTGTTGTTGCTGCTTTGGAATTTCATACCATACGACAGCTCCCAACCCTTCTTCAATGAGTGGGATTGGTCTGCTGTGAAAAGCCATTTGTCTATTACCTGCTTGCTGTTTGTGTATAGAATACGTTCTTCGTCAAGTATTGTTCCTTCCAGATATTGCTGGCTGGGGTTTTGGTAGTTGAGATAGGATATGCCTATTTGTAGTCCAAAGGGCAGGTTGTAGCTGGCATCTACATTGTGCAGGTAGGTATGCTCATTGCCCTGTTGCTGGGATGTGCCTGTTCCCTTCGTTTCATGATGAGGATGGCTGCTGTCCCATTTTCCTGTATATGCCAGGGATAGTTGGTGGTTATCAGCAAATGCATAACTCAGTCCCAAGCGATAGTTGTGAGTCAATTCTGGGGTTTTCTGTGAGGTCTTGTCATGATACGCTACTCGCTTTCCTTGAAGTGGATGATTGGCATAGGTAGTAGTCTCACCGTATGATGTTCCATCTGTAAATGAATACATGGCATCCAGACCGAATTTTCCTTTTTGGAACAGCAGGTTGCCTTTGCCTTTCCCTTCTCCGTATTTGCTTTGGCTCCAGATGCTTTGTATTTGTCCTGAAAGCAGGTTCTTTCCTACATAGTCTTTGGTAATCAGGTTGATGACCATTCCACGAACATGTAAGCGTGCTGGCGCTGCCAGCATCACTTCGGCTTTGGCTAATTGTGATGCGGGCATGGCTTTTAATCGCTCTGCCAGTTGTGCATAATTGAGCGTGGTTGGTTTGCCGTTGATGATGAGAGTCAGTTCCTTTCCTGCATAATTGATGTTGCCGTTTAGTTCGTTTACTCCTGGTATTCGGGTAAGGGCATCATAAGCGTTGTCTGCCGGCATTTTCTCTATGAGCAGTGGCATATTGTAAACCAACTGTCCTCTTTCTGCCTTGACGATAGGACGTGTCGCCTTGACGAAAACCTCTGGCAGGTTTTGCATCATCATCTGGGCGGTAAGCGTGTCTTTTGCCTCTTCGTTTTGAGCGCAAAGGGGCTGGCTCAGCAATAATGCTGAACCTAAGATAAAATTTATTTTCATGTGTTTATGTTTGTTTGATGGCTATTGCTTGAGTTGCTCTTTGGCTTTGGATATGAGTTGTGCTGCCTCTTTTTTATCTTCCAGTCTGTTTGCATTTGCTAAGAATAACTGGAGATACAGTTTCGCTTTCAGCTTGTTTTTGGAAGCGATGAACATTTGGGCGGCATTGTAATAGTTGAGCGGGTCTTCTTCATCGTAAAGGATGCTTAACTCAAAGTCACGTGCTGCGTCTGCATATCGGCTGTGTTGAAAATGTAAGTCGGCTAGCCATTTATAGGTTCGCAAAGCTCTGTCTTTTGGCAAGGAAACCTCTAACGACTGGTTGAAATGAGCCATAGACAATGAATCCATGCAGAAGGATTTCTCTATCAAAGCCAAGTGGAAAAGGCAAGTGGCATTGTCGTTTTTGAACTGAACAGCTTTCTGGTAATGTTTCAGCGCCTTTTCATTGTCCGGCAGGTCCTCATAACAGAGACCAAGGATGAAATTGGATTCGAAATTATCAAATCCTTGCGCTATCAGTTTCTCATACAAGGGTATAGCCTCATCGTATTTGAATTGCATGAATAGGGAATAGGCATATTCTTTGTTGACATATAAGTTAGTGGAATCACATTGAGAAATGTAATTCTTCGTCACTTTTTCTGCTCTGTCTGGTTTGTTCACCCCATTGTAATGTACGGCAAGCGAAGCGATAATTTCACTGTCGTATGGGAATAAGAATGCGATGCGCTCGCCCCAAAGAGAAACCTTGTCATTGTTGTTCTGATTGAGATACGCATAATAGTACATTCGCATGTCTTCGTGGTTGATGCTATCTGATGGAATCTTGTCTAGGCAAGAAATGCAGGCGGTGTAGTTGCCTACTTTCCGATAGCAGGAAGCCAGTTTCCTGCGTGCTCCCAGGTGAGATGGATTTGCTTCCAAATAGTTTTGGTAGTATTGGGTTGCATGAAACACATCATATCTACTCAAACAGCTATCTCCTTGTTGGAGTAGATTAGCTGTGGTCTCGTTGGCCTTGGCATTCATTGCCATACATAGCCATAATATAAGGATCAATCTAAACTGTTTCATCGTTTTTGCTGATTATTTCTTTCTTACTTCGGGAGTGAAAACGACAGGCAAGGTAAACTCCATGTTGACTTCCTCGCCATCGGAGAGTCGGGCAGGCTTCCAATGAGGGCTTCTCTTGAGAAGTTCAATCACAGTCTGCTCATAGGCTTTTTCTTTGGGAGCTTCGAGAACTTTAAACAATCCCAATGTTCCATCCTTTTGAACGGTGAAGTTGATGACGACTCGCGCAGGCTTGTCTTCCAATCCTTTAGGATATTGGATGTTTGTCATCACCCATCTTAGGAAATCGTTGATGTTGCCATTGCCGTTGAAAATTGGCATCTGACCACCTTCCGGTAAAACAGCTATCGTCTTTAACACATGAGGTTGTGATACGCTTTGCGGTTTGAACATAAGGACGAGGGTTATACCTATTATTGCTATCACGCAAGCGGCTATCCCAAATACCTTTTTATATATATGAGATTTTGTGTATCTTGTTTCCTGTGCTTTGCCCAGGAAATAAGTTTCTTCCTGATAGTTTTTTTCTTTCATACCTTTTACGATTTTATGGAGTTGTCTAAAAGTGCTTTTAAT
This window encodes:
- a CDS encoding AMP-binding protein is translated as MIERFLKQTKFTSEQDFKEHLEFIIPEDFNFAYDVMDEWAKIKPDHVALLWASERGEEIRFTYKDLKEQSDKAAAYFQSLGIGHDDKVMLILKRHYQWWLAMLGLHKLGAVAIPATHMLTKHDIVYRNNAASVKAIICCGDDYVVEQVNQAMPESPTVKTLISIGPDIPEGFHDWMKEWNECAPFVRPEHVNSNEDTLLMYFTSGTTGEPKMVAHDHLYALGHLTTGVYWHNLHENSIHLTVADTGWGKAVWGKLYGQWFAGATVFVFDHEKFTADKIMRQIEKYHITSFCAPPTIYRFMIQEDFSKYDLSSLEYCTTAGEAMNPSVAETFQKLTGVQIYEGFGQTETTMTLGTFPWIKPKPGSMGKPNPQYDVHILRPDMTECEDGEKGEICIRIGDDKPIGLFKYYYRDEKQTKSVWHDGYYHTGDMAWRDEEGYFWFEGRIDDVIKSSGYRIGPFEVENALMTHPAVVECAITGVPDPIRGMVVKATVVLKDEYKSMAGPDLIKKLQDHVKHETAPYKYPRIIEFVDELPKTISGKIRRVEIREKDNKK
- a CDS encoding helix-turn-helix domain-containing protein is translated as MDEAIKQIGERLKGLREVLNIPAEEIAELCEISLDHYLKIESGEADPSVYRLSKISKRYGIDLDVLLFGEEPRMKGYYVTRKGQGPEIDRNNQYKYQSLAVGFKDRKVNPFMVQVDPLPGDKKPNKNGHDGQEYDYVIEGQLEVTIEEKVMVLNPGDSIYFDSRKSHCFRSLNNEPAKFLCIII
- a CDS encoding pyrroline-5-carboxylate reductase — its product is MKITIIGAGAMGGAMAEGLLQSEKFTPSDITVSDHNQPVLDHFASEGASVTLDNQLACHGADIICVVVKPWCVEKTLKGIKDALNYKSQKLVVVAAGVPSANIKEWLDKDDITPTFFLVMPNIAIAYKQSMTFITPIDASATEIQQITEIFDELGESLIMEERLFPAATAMSCAIAYAMRYVRANVEGGVEMGFKAKDAQKIVLQTIKGAVELLQETGEHPEAAIDKVTTPGGCTIKGLNTMEQGGFTSAVINGLLAGKK
- a CDS encoding outer membrane beta-barrel protein; protein product: MKINFILGSALLLSQPLCAQNEEAKDTLTAQMMMQNLPEVFVKATRPIVKAERGQLVYNMPLLIEKMPADNAYDALTRIPGVNELNGNINYAGKELTLIINGKPTTLNYAQLAERLKAMPASQLAKAEVMLAAPARLHVRGMVINLITKDYVGKNLLSGQIQSIWSQSKYGEGKGKGNLLFQKGKFGLDAMYSFTDGTSYGETTTYANHPLQGKRVAYHDKTSQKTPELTHNYRLGLSYAFADNHQLSLAYTGKWDSSHPHHETKGTGTSQQQGNEHTYLHNVDASYNLPFGLQIGISYLNYQNPSQQYLEGTILDEERILYTNSKQVIDKWLFTADQSHSLKKGWELSYGMKFQSSNNRSYQATTNKDGADIPDATSQVNIEERILSFYGGISKQINERISLEASVEAELYHSPQWNKWHIYPTLNASWKANPGNILNLSFSSSSQFPSYWSTMSSIYYASTYMEIWGNPHLKPYSTYETNLMWTIKSRHTLMAFAEFQPNYSVQLPYQTTDHLAVIMKETNFDYNHTIGIRASTTFGIGNWMNGSVSATGIYRHDKSNDFFDLPFNRKHISAVLAGNLSAQLSRSHHIHFILNPFYQSKAIQGTYDIKSVFLLIAMLRWASDNDKWSIVVKGSNIFNEGFSTKSVQGNQDYHMNIKQDWASASISIIYKIGKYKEKRTKNVDTSRMGVN
- a CDS encoding tetratricopeptide repeat protein → MKQFRLILILWLCMAMNAKANETTANLLQQGDSCLSRYDVFHATQYYQNYLEANPSHLGARRKLASCYRKVGNYTACISCLDKIPSDSINHEDMRMYYYAYLNQNNNDKVSLWGERIAFLFPYDSEIIASLAVHYNGVNKPDRAEKVTKNYISQCDSTNLYVNKEYAYSLFMQFKYDEAIPLYEKLIAQGFDNFESNFILGLCYEDLPDNEKALKHYQKAVQFKNDNATCLFHLALIEKSFCMDSLSMAHFNQSLEVSLPKDRALRTYKWLADLHFQHSRYADAARDFELSILYDEEDPLNYYNAAQMFIASKNKLKAKLYLQLFLANANRLEDKKEAAQLISKAKEQLKQ
- a CDS encoding energy transducer TonB: MKEKNYQEETYFLGKAQETRYTKSHIYKKVFGIAACVIAIIGITLVLMFKPQSVSQPHVLKTIAVLPEGGQMPIFNGNGNINDFLRWVMTNIQYPKGLEDKPARVVINFTVQKDGTLGLFKVLEAPKEKAYEQTVIELLKRSPHWKPARLSDGEEVNMEFTLPVVFTPEVRKK